Proteins encoded by one window of Salvia splendens isolate huo1 chromosome 7, SspV2, whole genome shotgun sequence:
- the LOC121742512 gene encoding probable transcription factor GLK1 produces the protein MLAVSPLRNPRNEREGEMEAFSIDESEFPDFSGGNLLDSIDFDDLFLGISDGDVLPDLEMDPELLAEFSASASEESEVKTTTIDKSDDENTSENQQQEMITPPPATAKAEEEAVMNIDKPSPKETERGRKSISQSKNGKRKVKVDWTPELHRRFVQAVEQLGVDKAVPSRILELMGIDCLTRHNIASHLQKYRSHRKHLLAREAEAASWSQRRQVYAAASAGGKREHVSPWIAPTMGFPPVSPMPHFRPLHVWGHPSLDQSGMPMWPKHLTPPPPQHGWHPAPPPPADHPFWLPHHHNHVPTQGTPCFPPHLQPTRFPPPAVAGIPPPPAMYKVEQGGIGSPMPPSGQTLPQPPSDIHPSKESVDAAIGDVLSKPWLPLPLGLKPPSVDSVVVELQRQGVPKVPPACG, from the exons ATGCTGGCTGTGTCGCCGCTGAGGAACCCTAGGAATGAAAGGGAAGGCGAAATGGAAGCCTTCTCGATCGACGAGAGCGAGTTTCCAGATTTCTCCGGCGGAAATCTGCTCGACAGCATTGATTTCGACGATCTCTTCCTCGGAATCAGCGACGGCGACGTTCTGCCGGATTTGGAGATGGATCCGGAGCTCCTCGCGGAGTTTTCCGCCAGCGCGAGCGAGGAATCGGAGGTGAAGACGACGACGATCGACAAATCGGACGACGAGAACACCTCGGAGAATCAGCAGCAGGAGATGATAACTCCTCCTCCGGCGACGGCGAAGGCGGAGGAGGAAGCTGTGATGAATATTGATAAACCGTCGCCGAAGGAGACTGAGAGAGGAAGGAAATCAATCTCTCAATCCAAAAACGGGAAGAGGAAAGTTAAG GTGGATTGGACGCCGGAGCTTCACCGGAGATTCGTGCAGGCGGTGGAGCAGCTCGGTGTTGACAAAGCCGTTCCTTCGAGAATTCTTGAGCTCATGGGAATCGATTGTCTCACTCGACACAATATTGCTAGCCATCTTCAA AAATACCGGTCCCACCGGAAGCACTTGCTAGCCCGGGAAGCCGAGGCAGCGAGCTGGAGCCAGAGGCGGCAGGTGTACGCTGCCGCCTCGGCTGGCGGGAAGAGAGAGCATGTAAGCCCTTGGATTGCACCAACGATGGGGTTTCCGCCGGTGTCTCCAATGCCTCATTTTAGACCCCTACATGTGTGGGGTCACCCATCCCTCGACCAATCAGGAATGCCCATGTGGCCAAAGCATCTAACCCCTCCACCGCCGCAGCATGGCTGGCATccagctccgccgccgccggctGACCATCCGTTTTGGCTACCCCACCACCACAACCAT GTGCCTACTCAGGGTACGCCTTGCTTCCCGCCGCATCTACAGCCCACG AGGTTTCCACCTCCGGCGGTTGCAGGCATACCGCCGCCTCCTGCCATGTACAAAGTGGAGCAGGGCGGCATCGGCAGCCCGATGCCTCCATCGGGGCAAACACTTCCGCAACCCCCTTCCGACATTCATCCG TCGAAGGAGAGCGTGGACGCGGCGATAGGAGACGTGCTGTCGAAGCCGTGGCTGCCGCTGCCGCTGGGGCTGAAGCCGCCGTCCGTGGACAGTGTGGTGGTGGAGCTGCAGCGGCAAGGGGTGCCCAAAGTGCCACCTGCTTGCGGCTGA
- the LOC121811412 gene encoding probable transcription factor GLK1 isoform X2 encodes MDRKVCAQISSSACDESEMSSNATGSVQVDIDDEGNILIKEEKAPAASASASASNHGSGSSIIQEEETVSVKEKLVANLYPRKVDKGRKSSAHTNSSSGKRKVKVDWTPELHKQFVQAVEQLGVDKAVPSKILELMGTDCLTRHNIASHLQKYRSHRNHMLAREAEVATWSRKKQLYRTTGSTGKSDANSWAVPATGFPPVTSVSRSRPFHVWGHPSPNQSLVYMWPGHPASSPSPPAWGAGHPPPPSLPGDHSFWNCHHQNVPAQGMPYYPSHFRQPTFATPPVQGLPPSSMYRVAPSIGVPVGLTGQKTVQPLMEPHLSTESIDAVIGDVLSKPWLPLPLGLKPPSTDSVVVELQRQGISKVPPIRA; translated from the exons ATGGACCGAAAAGTTTGTGCTCAAATCTCTTCTAGTGCTTGTGACGAATCGGAGATGAGTTCTAATGCTACTGGATCTGTTCAAGTTGACATAGATGATGAAGGAAATATTCTTATCAAAGAAGAAAAGGCTCCTGCCGCTTCTGCCTCGGCATCAGCCTCAAATCATGGTTCGGGGTCAAGCATAATTCAGGAAGAAGAAACTGTGAGTGTAAAGGAGAAATTGGTGGCTAATCTGTATCCCAGAAAAGTTGATAAAGGAAGAAAGTCATCAGCCCATACAAACAGTTCTTCAGGGAAGAGGAAAGTGAAG GTGGATTGGACACCTGAGCTGCACAAACAGTTTGTTCAAGCAGTTGAACAGCTTGGCGTGGACAAGGCTGTGCCTTCAAAGATTCTTGAGCTTATGGGAACTGATTGTCTTACTCGCCATAATATTGCCAGCCATCTTCAA AAGTATCGATCTCATAGGAACCATATGCTAGCTCGAGAAGCAGAGGTAGCAACCTGGAGCCGAAAGAAGCAGCTATACAGAACCACAGGGAGCACAGGCAAGAGTGATGCAAACTCTTGGGCTGTACCCGCCACGGGGTTCCCCCCAGTGACATCAGTGTCTCGTTCTAGACCCTTCCATGTTTGGGGTCATCCATCGCCAAACCAATCGTTGGTTTATATGTGGCCTGGTCATCCAGCCTCGTCACCGTCTCCTCCTGCTTGGGGTGCTGGTCATCCTCCGCCGCCATCTCTACCTGGGGACCATTCTTTCTGGAACTGTCACCACCAAAAT GTTCCTGCACAAGGAATGCCTTACTATCCCTCTCATTTTCGTCAACCG ACATTTGCAACTCCACCGGTCCAAGGACTACCACCTTCTTCTATGTACAGAGTAGCACCAAGCATTGGTGTCCCTGTCGGCCTAACTGGACAAAAAACGGTACAACCACTAATGGAACCTCACCTG TCGACGGAGAGCATAGATGCAGTTATAGGGGACGTCCTATCAAAGCCATGGCTGCCGCTACCACTTGGGCTCAAGCCCCCATCCACAGACAGCGTCGTGGTGGAGCTGCAACGCCAAGGAATATCAAAGGTACCACCAATCCGTGCTTAA
- the LOC121742399 gene encoding glutamate--cysteine ligase, chloroplastic-like: MALMSHPGSSHSIHSRIIQCKIRQNGVNSFANTVDSARMRSPSWSSLKVKPSLSSVGIGLGSRHGRQVTVAASPPTEDAVISTEPLTKEDLVGYLASGCKPKENWRIGTEHEKFGFEIGTLNPMKYEQIAELLNGISERFDWDKIMEGENIIGLKQNNQSISLEPGGQFELSGAPLETLHQTCAEVNSHLYQVKAVAEEMGIGFLGIGFQPKWRREDIPIMPKGRYVIMKNYMPKVGSLGLDMMFRTCTVQVNLDFDSEADMIKKFRAGLALQPIATALFANSPFTEGKPNGYLSMRSQIWTDTDNNRSGMLPFVFDDSFGFEQYVEYALDVPMYFVYRKKKYIDCAGMSFRDFLAGKLPSLPGEYPTLNDWENHLTTIFPEVRLKRYLEMRGADGGPWRRLCALPAFWVGLLYDNDSLQNVLDMIADWTLEEREMLRNKVPKEGLKTPFRDGLLKHVAQEVLKISKDGLERRGFKEAGFLNELTEVVNTGITPAEKLLALYHGKWGRSVDPVFEELLY, encoded by the exons ATGGCATTGATGTCCCATCCTGGGTCATCTCACAGCATTCATTCCAGGATTATACAGTGTAAAATTAGGCAAAATGGAGTTAATAGCTTTGCCAACACAGTTGACTCGGCCAGAATGCGGTCCCCTTCTTGGAGTTCCCTGAAGGTGAAACCAAGCCTGAGTTCCGTAGGCATTGGATTGGGAAGCAGGCATGGGCGCCAGGTAACCGTTGCTGCAAGTCCTCCTACAGAAGATGCTGTTATCTCGACCGAACCACTTACAAAGGAAGATCTCGTAGGTTACCTTGCTTCGGGTTGCAAACCCAAGGAAAACTGGAG GATAGGCACTGAACATGAAAAGTTTGGGTTTGAGATCGGAACATTAAACCCCATGAAATATGAACAGATAGCAGAGCTTCTTAACGGTATATCTGAGAGATTTGACTGGGATAAAATAATGGAAGGTGAAAACATTATTGGACTCAAACAG AATAATCAAAGTATCTCGTTGGAGCCTGGTGGCCAATTTGAGCTTAGTGGTGCACCCCTTGAAACTCTGCATCAAACTTGTGCTGAAGTCAATTCTCATCTCTATCAG GTTAAGGCTGTTGCAGAAGAAATGGGGATTGGATTTCTAGGAATTGGCTTCCAGCCCAAATGGAGACGTGAAGACATACCAATAATGCCCAAG GGAAGATATGTAATCATGAAAAATTACATGCCCAAAGTTGGGTCGCTGGGACTTGATATGATGTTTAGAACATGTACTGTCCAG GTGAACCTGGATTTTGATTCCGAAGCTGATATGATAAAGAAATTCCGGGCTGGTCTTGCCTTACAGCCT ataGCTACGGCATTGTTTGCAAATTCACCATTCACTGAAGGGAAACCAAACGGATATCTTAGCATGAGAAG CCAAATATGGACAGATACTGACAATAACCGGTCTGGAATGCTTCCTTTTGTCTTTGATGACTCTTTTGG GTTTGAACAATATGTAGAATATGCTCTTGACGTCCCAATGTACTTTGTCTATCGGAAGAAAAAGTATATAGATTGTGCTGGAATGTCCTTCCGG GACTTTTTGGCTGGGAAACTTCCTTCTCTTCCAGGTGAATATCCAACTCTCAACGACTGGGAGAATCATTTAACAACAATATTTCCGGAG GTTAGGCTTAAAAGATACTTGGAGATGAGGGGTGCTGATGGAGGACCTTGGAGGCGGCTATGCGCACTACCTGCATTTTGG GTTGGTCTCTTGTATGACAATGATTCTCTGCAAAATGTTCTGGACATGATAGCAGATTGGACACTCGAGGAAAGAGAGATGCTTAGAAATAAG GTCCCAAAGGAGGGGCTGAAGACGCCATTTCGTGACGGCCTGCTGAAGCATGTCGCGCAAGAAGTTCTCAAAATTTCCAAG GATGGCTTGGAAAGAAGAGGCTTCAAGGAGGCTGGATTTTTAAATGAACTGACGGAAGTCGTTAATACAG GCATAACTCCAGCGGAAAAGCTCCTCGCTCTGTACCACGGGAAGTGGGGACGAAGTGTCGATCCTGTATTTGAGGAGCTGCTCTACTAG
- the LOC121811412 gene encoding probable transcription factor GLK1 isoform X1, which yields MDRKVCAQISSSACDESEMSSNATGSVQVDIDDEGNILIKEEKAPAASASASASNHGSGSSIIQEEETVSVKEKLVANLYPRKVDKGRKSSAHTNSSSGKRKVKVDWTPELHKQFVQAVEQLGVDKAVPSKILELMGTDCLTRHNIASHLQKYRSHRNHMLAREAEVATWSRKKQLYRTTGSTGKSDANSWAVPATGFPPVTSVSRSRPFHVWGHPSPNQSLVYMWPGHPASSPSPPAWGAGHPPPPSLPGDHSFWNCHHQNVPAQGMPYYPSHFRQPTFATPPVQGLPPSSMYRVAPSIGVPVGLTGQKTVQPLMEPHLSTESIDAVIGDVLSKPWLPLPLGLKPPSTDSVVVELQRQGISKSSSVLSFVCLMS from the exons ATGGACCGAAAAGTTTGTGCTCAAATCTCTTCTAGTGCTTGTGACGAATCGGAGATGAGTTCTAATGCTACTGGATCTGTTCAAGTTGACATAGATGATGAAGGAAATATTCTTATCAAAGAAGAAAAGGCTCCTGCCGCTTCTGCCTCGGCATCAGCCTCAAATCATGGTTCGGGGTCAAGCATAATTCAGGAAGAAGAAACTGTGAGTGTAAAGGAGAAATTGGTGGCTAATCTGTATCCCAGAAAAGTTGATAAAGGAAGAAAGTCATCAGCCCATACAAACAGTTCTTCAGGGAAGAGGAAAGTGAAG GTGGATTGGACACCTGAGCTGCACAAACAGTTTGTTCAAGCAGTTGAACAGCTTGGCGTGGACAAGGCTGTGCCTTCAAAGATTCTTGAGCTTATGGGAACTGATTGTCTTACTCGCCATAATATTGCCAGCCATCTTCAA AAGTATCGATCTCATAGGAACCATATGCTAGCTCGAGAAGCAGAGGTAGCAACCTGGAGCCGAAAGAAGCAGCTATACAGAACCACAGGGAGCACAGGCAAGAGTGATGCAAACTCTTGGGCTGTACCCGCCACGGGGTTCCCCCCAGTGACATCAGTGTCTCGTTCTAGACCCTTCCATGTTTGGGGTCATCCATCGCCAAACCAATCGTTGGTTTATATGTGGCCTGGTCATCCAGCCTCGTCACCGTCTCCTCCTGCTTGGGGTGCTGGTCATCCTCCGCCGCCATCTCTACCTGGGGACCATTCTTTCTGGAACTGTCACCACCAAAAT GTTCCTGCACAAGGAATGCCTTACTATCCCTCTCATTTTCGTCAACCG ACATTTGCAACTCCACCGGTCCAAGGACTACCACCTTCTTCTATGTACAGAGTAGCACCAAGCATTGGTGTCCCTGTCGGCCTAACTGGACAAAAAACGGTACAACCACTAATGGAACCTCACCTG TCGACGGAGAGCATAGATGCAGTTATAGGGGACGTCCTATCAAAGCCATGGCTGCCGCTACCACTTGGGCTCAAGCCCCCATCCACAGACAGCGTCGTGGTGGAGCTGCAACGCCAAGGAATATCAAAG TCCTCCTCCGTTCTTAGTTTTGTCTGCCTGATGAGTTGA